A part of Indicator indicator isolate 239-I01 chromosome 15, UM_Iind_1.1, whole genome shotgun sequence genomic DNA contains:
- the CFAP53 gene encoding cilia- and flagella-associated protein 53, whose product MAAQRRVFWEVPGPYPHSFAVCRSVQEWHQRTQQKWLHCAVQRKVEATMQEYQAETEERRKRLRELLEAEESRFFAEMEALEETVEEKKVKMRERAKFLREKKEKERQELVAEKRDQQFREQCEELRIELMKKHQKEVCEDQLAQLALKEELRKQQKKEEQMFAELWEEDRLAKERHEAAELQKSAEESQEVLISENVLSG is encoded by the exons ATGGCGGCTCAGCGGCGGGTGTTCTGGGAGGTGCCTGGGCCTTACCCGCACTCCTTTGCAGTG TGTCGCAGTGTGCAGGAGTGGCACCAGCGGACCCAGCAGAAATGGCtgcactgtgctgtgcagaggaagGTGGAGGCCACAATGCAGGAGTACCAGGCAGAGACTGAGGAGAGACGAAAGAG GCTTCgtgagctgctggaggcagaggaaagTAGGTTCTTTGCTGAGATGGAGGCACTTGAGGAAACAGTAGAGGAGAAAAAAGTGAAGATGAGGGAGAGAGCAAAATtcctgagagagaagaaagaaaaagaaaggcaagaacTGGTGGCTGAGAAACGAGACCAGCAATTCAG AGAGCAGTGCGAGGAGCTCCGCATAGAGTTGATGAAGAAGCATCAGAAGGAGGTGTGTGAAGACCAGCTGGCACAGTTAGCTCTGAAGGAGGagctgagaaagcagcagaagaaggaggagCAGATGTTTGCAGAGCTCTGGGAAGAGGACAGGCTGGCTAAGGAGAGGCAcgaggcagctgagctgcagaagtcAGCAGAGGAGAGCCAGGAAGTGCTGA TATCTGAGAATGTCCTGTCGGGCTAA